In Tursiops truncatus isolate mTurTru1 chromosome X, mTurTru1.mat.Y, whole genome shotgun sequence, the following proteins share a genomic window:
- the DYNLT3 gene encoding dynein light chain Tctex-type 3 gives MEEYHRPCDEVGFNADEAHNIVKECIDGVLGGEDYNHNNINQWTASIVEQSLAHLVKLGKAYKYIVTCAVVQRSAYGFHTASSCFWDTTSDGTCTVRWENRTMNCIVNVFAIAIVL, from the exons ATGGAGGAGTACCATCGCCCCTGCGACGAG GTCGGCTTCAATGCTGATGAAGCCCACAATATCGTTAAAGAG TGTATAGATGGGGTCTTGGGAGGTGAAGATTATAATCATAACAACATCAACCAATGGACCGCAAGCATAGTGGAACAATCCTTAGCACATCTGGTTAAGCTGGGAAAAGCTTATAAGTATATTG tgaCCTGTGCGGTGGTCCAGAGGAGTGCATATGGCTTTCACACAGCCAGCTCATGTTTTTGGGACACCACATCTGATG GAACCTGTACTGTAAGATGGGAAAACCGAACCATGAACTGTATTGTCAATGTCTTTGCCATTGCTATTGTCCTGTAA